One Primulina eburnea isolate SZY01 chromosome 4, ASM2296580v1, whole genome shotgun sequence genomic window, TCCTTCTGACTTGACCAGGACCGAGCTCACAGCTCCTTCAGTGGCAGATAAATATACCCACAAAGGCTCGCCTGCTGCCGGTTTGGCCAGGACAGGAAGCTCAGCAAGATACTCCTTCAACTCGGTAAAAGCCTTCTCGCAATCCGGACCCCATTCAAATTTTTTCGCCTTGCGCAAGGTCCGGAAGAATGGTAAACTTCTGTGAGCGGACCTCGAGATAAAACGTGCCAGAGCAGCAATCCTTCCTGTCAACTGTTGAACATCTTTGGGTCCCCGAGGAGAGACCATATCTTGGATAGCTTGGACTTTCTCGGGGTTGGCCTCGATCCCTCGTTCTGTCACCATATAACCCAAAAACTTTCCACTCCTCACCCCGAAGACACACTTCTGAGGATTCAACTTCAGCCCCTAGGATTTGAGGGTTGCAAAGGTTTCCACCAAATCAGGTACAAGCTGGGATGAGTCTTTTGATTTTACCAtgatgtcgtccacatacactTCGACATTCCTCCCTACCTGTTCAGAAAAGACTCTATCCATCAATCGCTGATACGTGGCTCCGGCATTTTTGAGTCCAAAGGGCATAACCACGTAGCAGAAAGTTCCTTCAGAGGTTATGAAACTCACTTTATCCTGATCCTCCACAGCCAAGGGAATTTGATGATATCCCTGATAAGCATCCAACATACACAAATATTGATGTCCCGCTGTGGAGTCCACCAACTGATCTATCCGAGGTAGATGATAACAATCTTTAGGGCATGCCTTATTGAGGTCTCTGAAATCCACACACATCCTCCAtttccctgaaatcttcggaaCAAGAACGACATTCGAGAGCCAAGTAGGAAACTGCACCTCTCGAATGTGCCCAGCATTGAGCAACTCCCTCACTTCTTTTTTTATAACTACATCTTTCTCAGGCCTGAAATGTCTCTTCTTCTGCTTTACGGGACGAGAGTTTGGTAAGATGTTCAATCGGTGATCTGCTACATCTGGGCTCGTCCCTGTGAGCTATTGGGCTGACCAAGCGAATCCGCTGAGATTAGCTTGTAAACAAATAATGAGTTCCTTCCTGACTTTTGGGTCAAGATCAGGGGCTATTCTGAGAGTCTTCTCATCGGGCCCCAATGTCACAATCTCCGGCTTTTCATCCATCACCTCATGAACCTCCCCCACTACCATGGGCAACCCGCTTCGCCCTCTTCTAATCATATTGACCTCCACACGAGCCCTCTTCCCCTCTTCTTTCACTATTCCTTCATAACATCTTCGTGCAACTTTCTGGTCTCCACACAAGACTCCCACCTCCTTTCCCACAGGAAATTTCAACTTCTGATGATACGTGGAAGCTACGGCTCTGAAATCCTTTAAGGCTGGCCGCCCCAAGATTCCATTATACGATCAGGGGGTATCCACCACGGTAAATGTTATCATCTTTGTTACCCGCCGAGAGTCACGTCCTAAAGATAGGGGAAGAGTAATCTGACCCAGCGGCGGAATGGCATGGCCCACAAACCCATATAGAGGAGTGGAGACTGGATCAAACTCGAATCCTTCAACTTTCATCTGATCCATCGTGCTCTTAAACAATATATTTACAGAGCTCCCATTATCAATGAAGATCCTTGCCACATCGTAGTTGGCAATGGTGGCCGTCaccaccaaggcatcgttatgAGGGGCCACGATGCCTCGAAGGTCCTCCGGCCCGAAGCTGATGACAGGATCTTGGGGTAAGTCTGCACCCTtggatatttcaaaattctccAACCTTCTTCCGTGCGCTTTCCGGGCTCGCCCAGAGTCtccatcagtagcacccccCGAGATCATGTGAATCATTCCCCTCGTGGGGTGGTTATCTTCGTCTGCTCTTCTCCTCGGCTCGACAGGTCCCCGAGGAGCATCCTGACCCCGCCCTTCTCTTCTCGGCTCTCCTACCCTCCGGTTGATCCAAGGAGGACCTCGACCCCGTCTAGGA contains:
- the LOC140830227 gene encoding uncharacterized protein; the protein is MRRNQESMGVGEQAPRQEHEENVEVHQSRVEETQPIQSGEISEMGEMWKEIRMLRQQVGSRAPVPKKGSPFSLAILEEGLPPSFRQPNVGEYDGHTDPEEHLGRFENAALLHQYTDGVKCRVFLGTLVSSAQQWFNTLQPNSICSFEDFSVAFLHRFVSSKRHQKNYLSLFVMKQQEAETLREFVQHFNNAALEIPAATPDIMISAFTQGLRGGEFFKSLVKKPPSSYDDLLARAEKYVNLEDAQRYRRMENRPGGSRAEGAEKGGKKRGAREREEDRNRNRGPFSSHVPLNRNRDKVMEVRESEGRWEKSQRAEGGVRMPPVDRREGSSSGDRPKPRTSPRRGRGPPWINRRVGEPRREGRGQDAPRGPVEPRRRADEDNHPTRGMIHMISGGATDGDSGRARKAHGRRLENFEISKGADLPQDPVISFGPEDLRGIVAPHNDALVVTATIANYDVARIFIDNGSSVNILFKSTMDQMKVEGFEFDPVSTPLYGFVGHAIPPLALKDFRAVASTYHQKLKFPVGKEVGVLCGDQKVARRCYEGIVKEEGKRARVEVNMIRRGRSGLPMVVGEVHEVMDEKPEIVTLGPDEKTLRIAPDLDPKKKRHFRPEKDVVIKKEVRELLNAGHIREVQFPTWLSNVVLVPKISGKWRMCVDFRDLNKACPKDCYHLPRIDQLVDSTAGHQYLCMLDAYQGYHQIPLAVEDQDKVSFITSEGTFCYVVMPFGLKNAGATYQRLMDRVFSEQVGRNVEVYVDDIMVKSKDSSQLVPDLVETFATLKS